The region ttaattcaaaaatatatattacatttattatttaactattttatacaaaattttagaaTTCGGAAGGAAAGAAATAAGCAaacataaaatagaaatagaaatttttataaaagtccAAATATTTGATTTACGGTTGGTAAAccacaagatttaaaaaaatgtttttgttttttttatgaacttttaagTCCAAATCTcagttaaaatttacatttagtaaaatttaaatttaaaaatatatcgtTCTTTTAGTTGTATTCTCTTGAGaaattatttgatgtttttcaaattgttaagtttacaaagtttattaaattaagtttacaaaaacattctcttaatatataaaaatactgtaACATGAGACtttatacaaaaacttttttaaaagtagtataattttttaatatttttatattaaaactttttgtaactTGACTTAATACGCTAATAATAATGTGTCgcgtttgaaaaaaatggaataaatttagtaaaaaattttactcaactctttactaaaataaatgatattaaatttattttaattgagagaataagttttttataaactaatcatACGTTCATTTTTAGGAGTACAACCgttttcagaaaatttattttcccGCGAAAAACTACTTCGCGAAATTCGAAATTTTTTACATGAAGCAAACAAGTCAACTTTAGTATTATACGGAATGTCCGGTGTTGGGAAGACACAAATTGCAAGAAAGTATTGCGAAATTTATTGTAACTTCTACAAAAACTTTGTTTGGATAGACGCAGCAATTGGAAAGTTAAGAACCTCCATGAGAAACCAATGTCAAATATTAGGATTCGAAATTCATGACTCGAAAGGTGATTATTTGAATATAGAAgtgattgttgaaaaaattcacaaccattataaaaatgaaaaaactttgtatatttttgataatgtcGACGAAGAAAGTGTTAAAAACCTGACCATGTATATTTCGAGAAAACCGGATTCATTTACGTTGATTACCTCCCAATGGAGAACGTGGTCGAATAATGTTAACAAAATGCTAGTTGACGTTTTTACTTCAGAAGAAGCATTCGCTTatgtaaaaagtaatattaaagaaaacgCCGATGAAAATATAAGAAACCTAATTAAAGAACTTGGTTATCATCCGTTCGCTATTACTCaggcaataaaatatataaatattcatagAATTTCGATAGAAAAATACGTAGATCGATATAGATCAAAACCATCAGAAATATTAGACAATAACTTTCCGACCGAGGAAGAAACAAAGTCTGCGATAAGAGCTAttaacttagttttaataaaattagaaaaaagtaaaccttttccatttaaaatattaaactgtttatcTCATTGCGACTATCAAAACATcagtaaaaagtttataatcaaaatttcaaaacaaatggaAATAAACGAAGAATATGTAATAGATGAAGCCGTTGGGTTACTAATGAGTTATTCTTTACTAAACTGTTTTGATGATAACAAATATTCAATGCACGAACTAACACAGTTGACGTGtagatattttcaaaatagaaaGTCAACTACAAATACGTATGttagtttaattgaaaatttatttagatttgaATTGAATAAAGTAAAAGATCACATAGATTAcggaaactattttattttccattttatctATATGTTTCGCACTAAGGGAacgaaaatttcaaaaacattccATAAAATGACGacatctataaataaattattagtatttaaaggtttatttaaagaatcaatcgaaattttaaaaagtattcaaaattttaattcagaaacatatggtgaaaataataaatttacgcTTGActcaaaacataatatcgcaatctgtttgtacaaaatgggaaaatataacgaagctttagaaattaattattctgttgagaaaatacgaactgaaactttaggtatcaaccatccagatacaatgtcaacaaaacataatatcgcaaactgtttgtacaaaatgggaaaatataacgaagctttagaaattaattattctgttgataaaatacaaactgaaattttaggtaccAACCATCCAGATACTATGCCATCAAAAAACAACATCGCAATCTGTTTGAgcaatatgggaaaatataacgaagctttagaaatttattattctgttgagaaaatacgaactgaaactttaggtatcaaccatccagatacaatgtcaacaaaacataatatcgcaaactgtttgtacgatatgggaaaatataacgaagctttagaaattaattattctgttgagaaaatacgaactgaaactttaggtatcaaccatccagctACAATgtcaacaaaacataatatcgcaaactgtttgAACGCTAttggaaaatataacgaagctttcgaaatttattattctgttaataaaatacaaactgaagtTTTAGGTATAAACCATCCGaatacaatgacaacaaaaaagaatatcgcaatctgtttgaatgaaataaaaaaacaggacCGGATAGGTATCTGCGATCCAGAAGAAATGAAAACAAAAGCTAATATGGCTATCCTTTACCacaatatgggaaaatataacgaagctttagaaatttgttgttCTATTGATAAAATACTAACTGAAATcgtaggtatcaaccatccagatacaatgcCAACAAAAGAATATATCGCAAGCTGTTTGTTCAacatgggaaaatataacgaagctttagaaattaattattctGTTGACAAAATACTAACTGAAAcattaggtatcaaccatccagatacaatgtcaacaaaacataatattgcaAACTGTTTCTACGGAATGGGAAAACATAacaaagctttagaaatttattattctgttgataaaatacgaactgaaactttaggtatcaaccatccagatacaatgaaatcaaaaaataatatcgcactTTGTTTAAGCAATATGGGAAAACATAaggaagctttagaaatttattattctgttgataaattgcaaactgaaactttaggtatcaaccattcAGATACAATGACAACAAAGCATAATATCGCAAAATGTTTGCACAAAATGGGAAagtataacgaagctttagaaattaattattctCTTGAGAAATTACGAACTGAAACTTTAGGTATCGAACATCCAGATACaatggaaacaaaaaataatgtcgCAAGCTGTTTGTACTCTATGGggaaatataacgaagcttttgAAATTTGTTATTCTGTTCACAAAAtgcaaactgaaattttaggtatcaaccatccaaaGACAATgctaacaaaaacaaatatcgCAACCTGTTTGAGCAATAtaggaaaatataacgaagctttagaaattaattattctGTTGAGAAAATACGAATTGAAactttaggtatcaaccatccagatacaatggaaacaaaaaataatatcgcaagctgtttgaccgctatgggaaaatataacgaagctttagaaatttattactCCGTTGATAagatacaaactgaaattttatgtatcaaccatccagatacaattttaacaaaatttaatatcgCAGACTGTTTGCACAAAATGGGAAAaaataacgaagctttagaaatatattattctgttaataaaattcaaactgaaattttaggtatcaaccatctagatgcaataacaacaaaacataaCATCGCAACCTGTTTGTACtctatgggaaaatataacgaagctttagaaattaattattctGTAGAGAAAATACGAACTGAAAATTTAGGTATCAACCACCCACTTACAATgtcaacaaaacataatatcgcaaactGCTTGAACGCTAttggaaaatataacgaagcgttagaaatttattattctgttaataaaatacaaactgaagtTTTAGGTATAAACCATCCGaatacaatgacaacaaaaaagaaTATTGCAATCTGTTTGAATAAATTAGCAAAACAGGTCGGAAATGGTATCAATCATCCAGATACAATGGAAACAAATAGTAAATAGGCAATCTGATTTTACACTatggaaaatataacgaagcttcggaaattttttattctgctgataaaatacaaactgaaagtTTAGGTTTCAACGATCTTgatacaatgacaacaaaacataaaatcGCAAGCTGTTAGTCCGCTTttggaaaatataacgaagctttagaaatttattactCCGTTGATAACAtacaaattgaaattttatgtatcaaccatccagatacaatcctaacaaaaaataatatcgtaATCTGCTTGAgcaatatgggaaaatataacgaaggtttagaaatttattattctattgATATAATACGAACTGAAATTTTCGGTATCAACTATCCAGATTCAATTTTAACAAAGCATAATATCACAAACTGTTTTTACtctatgggaaaatataacgaagctttagaaatttatttttctgttaattaaatacaaactgaaattttaggtatcaaccatcgtATACAAtgacatcaaaaaataatatcgcaatcttcttgaataaaataaaaaaacaagttgtttaattatttgaatattattttatttttaatgtatgtaaaatgaatataattgaaaaacatttttctttaaaagttctACAATTCcgtttttaattctaataaaaattttcttagttTTTGTTAACATTCGAAtagtgaatttttaaaaagtaaaaagatagctcattttctttatcatttatttacatGTTATAAATCGTGTGtattattgattattaattAAAGGATGAAACcaatttatgatttttactaattttggttacttacttaaataattaaagtatataGTTTGGTTTAGGTaattacttaatttataaaagtttaaagtattttaacagcaaaaatttagtttttgcgatatatatatatatatatatatatatatatatatatatatatatatatgtgtatatttatatatatatatatatatatatatatatttatttatttatatatatatatatatgtatatatatatatatataaatatatatatatatatatatatatatatatgtatatatatatatatatatatatatatatatatatatatatatatatatatatataaatacagtgcCGGTGTTAGCACTACCAGCGCCCTGAGCGAGATATCTACATCGCCTCAAGCTCAATTTAACCCCATTCAAAAAATAAGCCAAGGGTAAAATAACCAATTAGTTTCGCCTCTTTATATTCGGCGCCCTGGGCCCTCGCCCAATCAAGCCCTACCCTAATGCCACcactgtatatatgtatatatatatatatatatatatatatatatatatatatatagatatatatatatatatatatatatatatatatatatatatatatctttgttaaacttatatttaaaaggtGAATCAAAGAACTCAATTCCCATAGGAATTATAGTTTAGAATGTTTAAAACggtatttgatatatttttaaactctcgcgataataatatactttatgttAGTTATGATGAGTTAATTCTTCTattcttattagttaaaataatatacagatgttaaataaaatttatcatcgtttaaaaagtaataacaataaaattattatgatcTCATTAGATTGGTTACATGAATAAGATAGTCCCTACAAAGCGGAAAGAGTCTTCATTAAACATGTCATGCTTTGAGATTGatttcgtttaaaaaatatcattaaattatggACATATTTTGCtgacttattttatttattccaaATAAGTGTTGCAGTATGTTaatttacatatgtatatatatatatatacagtggcggcGTTAGGGTAGGGCCTGGTTGGGCGATGGCCCAGGGCGCCGTATATAAAGGGGCGAAACTAATTGGTTATTTTACCCTTTGCCATTTTTTTGAATGGGGTTAAATTGAGCTAGGGGCGCCGTAGAAATCTCGCCCAGGGCGCTGGTAGTGCTAAAACCggcactgtgtatatatatatatatatatatatatatatatatatatatatatatatatatatatatatatatatatatatatatgggtacTTCCATTTTAAACTTAGGGTAGATTGGAGCAATATGTGTACCTAGGTAATATAAGCATACTTTAAGCTTACTTATATGTAAGCGGTGAAATTAAagctgctttttattttttgagtcaaatttatttggttataacaggaatcagtacacttagcgtatatatatatatgtatataaatatatatatatatatatatatatatatatatatatatatatatatatatatatatatatatatatatatatatatatatatatatacagtgccggTTTTAGCACTACCAGCGCCCTGGGCGAGATATCTACGGCGCCCCTAGCTCAATTTAACCCCATTCAAAAAACAAGCCAAGGGTAAAATAACCAATTAGTTTCGCCCCTTTATATTAGACGCCCTGGACCATCGCCCAATCAAGCCCTACCCTAATGccagcactgtatatatatacatatatatatatatatatatatatatatatatatatatatatatatatatatatatatatttatatatatatatatctttgttaaacttatatttaaaaggtGAATTAAAGAACTCAATTCCCATAGGAATTATAGTTTAGAATGTTTAAAGCGGTATTTGAAACATTTGTAAACTCTCAcgataataatatactttatgttAGTTATGATGAGTTAATTCTTCTattcttattagttaaaaatagatagatcttaaataaaatttatcatcgtttaaaaattaattacaataaaattattatgatgTCACTAGATTGGTCACATGAATAAGAACGTCCCTACAAAGCGGAAAGAGTCTTCATTAAACATGTCATGTTTTGAGATTAatttcgttttaaaaatattgttaaattatgGACATATTTTGCTGACTTGTTTTATTTATTCCAAATAAGTGTTGCAGTATGTTAAtttacatatgtgtatatatatatatatatatatatatatatatatatatatatatatatatatacagtggcggcGTTAGGGTAGGGCCTGGTTGGGCGATGGCCCAGGGCGCCAAATATAAAGGGGCGAAACTAATTGGTTATTTTACccttttgctttttatttgaatgGGGTTAAATTGAGCTAAGGGGCGCCGTAGAAATCTCGCCCAGGGCGCTGGTAGTGCTAAAACCGGCActgtatataaagtttttttttttttttttttttaggtgccccaagaagtccagaagttcttgtcacagagcaccgcggaagtgcatttaaccggGAAGTTCAAGCCtctttccttaccgtgacgcgaaaatttGTCCAGAGCTCgattcgaacctggatctcctgcttataaagcaagcgttctaaccactgcgccacggccgctcagatatatatatatatatatatatatatatatatatatatatatatatatatatatatatatatatatatatatatatatatatatatacatatatatatatatatatatatatatatatatatatatatatatatatatatatatatatatatatatatatatatatatatatatatatatatatatatatatatgggtaatTCCATTTTAAACTTAGGGTAGATTAGAGCAATATGAGTACCTAGGTAATATAAGCATACTTTAAGCTTACTTATATGTAAGCGGTGAAATTAAagctgctttttattttttgagtcaaATTTGTTTTgtgataacaggaatcagtacaCTTAGCGTTAATTTATATGCAGCAATTAGCGGCCATCTAGTGGCGTCCCGAAGAGAAAGGATAATTGGCACATATTCTATAAATGAGGGCTGCTTTTATCgtgtttatgttataaaataggGCTTGCAAATCCATTAATTGCCAACtgttataataatttcattttaaaggACAGTttcttttaagattttaaatttgttaatccattttttaatgaatttttccTAATTTCCTTAAGTATGCCAAAATTACCATATTAAGTCGCTAATTTCGTCATATTTGGGTATTTTGTCATGcaagttttacataaaatttttaaaattctgaaacaaatttttgactGTTGTATTATAGAAATATCTACAGAGCATCGATATGCATGTCTTATATGCCCTATAAAAGCAATTATTGtctataaacaataaaatagctTTACACATCAAAATTTCTCAACTTTTTCTTGTTACATAagctaaaatatgttttatgaaTTGCGTAGTTATAATTTTCACATAAaatgttatacatttatttttgttaccttatttttatttttgtagttgttgctattatgtttatatactaagtttaatatttagttttattatattctacaaacataaaagttaataataatatagtataagTAAAAgcagtttcattaaaaaaataaaaaatgtctataTATTT is a window of Hydra vulgaris chromosome 15, alternate assembly HydraT2T_AEP DNA encoding:
- the LOC136092348 gene encoding uncharacterized protein LOC136092348 isoform X1: MEPNQGDKISSFKGVQPFSENLFSREKLLREIRNFLHEANKSTLVLYGMSGVGKTQIARKYCEIYCNFYKNFVWIDAAIGKLRTSMRNQCQILGFEIHDSKGDYLNIEVIVEKIHNHYKNEKTLYIFDNVDEESVKNLTMYISRKPDSFTLITSQWRTWSNNVNKMLVDVFTSEEAFAYVKSNIKENADENIRNLIKELGYHPFAITQAIKYINIHRISIEKYVDRYRSKPSEILDNNFPTEEETKSAIRAINLVLIKLEKSKPFPFKILNCLSHCDYQNISKKFIIKISKQMEINEEYVIDEAVGLLMSYSLLNCFDDNKYSMHELTQLTCRYFQNRKSTTNTYVSLIENLFRFELNKVKDHIDYGNYFIFHFIYMFRTKGTKISKTFHKMTTSINKLLVFKGLFKESIEILKSIQNFNSETYGENNKFTLDSKHNIAICLYKMGKYNEALEINYSVEKIRTETLGINHPDTMSTKHNIANCLYKMGKYNEALEINYSVDKIQTEILGTNHPDTMPSKNNIAICLSNMGKYNEALEIYYSVEKIRTETLGINHPDTMSTKHNIANCLYDMGKYNEALEINYSVEKIRTETLGINHPATMSTKHNIANCLNAIGKYNEAFEIYYSVNKIQTEVLGINHPNTMTTKKNIAICLNEIKKQDRIGICDPEEMKTKANMAILYHNMGKYNEALEICCSIDKILTEIVGINHPDTMPTKEYIASCLFNMGKYNEALEINYSVDKILTETLGINHPDTMSTKHNIANCFYGMGKHNKALEIYYSVDKIRTETLGINHPDTMKSKNNIALCLSNMGKHKEALEIYYSVDKLQTETLGINHSDTMTTKHNIAKCLHKMGKYNEALEINYSLEKLRTETLGIEHPDTMETKNNVASCLYSMGKYNEAFEICYSVHKMQTEILGINHPKTMLTKTNIATCLSNIGKYNEALEINYSVEKIRIETLGINHPDTMETKNNIASCLTAMGKYNEALEIYYSVDKIQTEILCINHPDTILTKFNIADCLHKMGKNNEALEIYYSVNKIQTEILGINHLDAITTKHNIATCLYSMGKYNEALEINYSVEKIRTENLGINHPLTMSTKHNIANCLNAIGKYNEALEIYYSVNKIQTEVLGINHPNTMTTKKNIAICLNKLAKQVGNGINHPDTMETNSK
- the LOC136092348 gene encoding uncharacterized protein LOC136092348 isoform X2, whose protein sequence is MSGVGKTQIARKYCEIYCNFYKNFVWIDAAIGKLRTSMRNQCQILGFEIHDSKGDYLNIEVIVEKIHNHYKNEKTLYIFDNVDEESVKNLTMYISRKPDSFTLITSQWRTWSNNVNKMLVDVFTSEEAFAYVKSNIKENADENIRNLIKELGYHPFAITQAIKYINIHRISIEKYVDRYRSKPSEILDNNFPTEEETKSAIRAINLVLIKLEKSKPFPFKILNCLSHCDYQNISKKFIIKISKQMEINEEYVIDEAVGLLMSYSLLNCFDDNKYSMHELTQLTCRYFQNRKSTTNTYVSLIENLFRFELNKVKDHIDYGNYFIFHFIYMFRTKGTKISKTFHKMTTSINKLLVFKGLFKESIEILKSIQNFNSETYGENNKFTLDSKHNIAICLYKMGKYNEALEINYSVEKIRTETLGINHPDTMSTKHNIANCLYKMGKYNEALEINYSVDKIQTEILGTNHPDTMPSKNNIAICLSNMGKYNEALEIYYSVEKIRTETLGINHPDTMSTKHNIANCLYDMGKYNEALEINYSVEKIRTETLGINHPATMSTKHNIANCLNAIGKYNEAFEIYYSVNKIQTEVLGINHPNTMTTKKNIAICLNEIKKQDRIGICDPEEMKTKANMAILYHNMGKYNEALEICCSIDKILTEIVGINHPDTMPTKEYIASCLFNMGKYNEALEINYSVDKILTETLGINHPDTMSTKHNIANCFYGMGKHNKALEIYYSVDKIRTETLGINHPDTMKSKNNIALCLSNMGKHKEALEIYYSVDKLQTETLGINHSDTMTTKHNIAKCLHKMGKYNEALEINYSLEKLRTETLGIEHPDTMETKNNVASCLYSMGKYNEAFEICYSVHKMQTEILGINHPKTMLTKTNIATCLSNIGKYNEALEINYSVEKIRIETLGINHPDTMETKNNIASCLTAMGKYNEALEIYYSVDKIQTEILCINHPDTILTKFNIADCLHKMGKNNEALEIYYSVNKIQTEILGINHLDAITTKHNIATCLYSMGKYNEALEINYSVEKIRTENLGINHPLTMSTKHNIANCLNAIGKYNEALEIYYSVNKIQTEVLGINHPNTMTTKKNIAICLNKLAKQVGNGINHPDTMETNSK